The genomic segment TGCCGCGACCGCCGCACACGATGCGCTCGACAACGAGGACGAAGGCGCCGCGGCGCTGACGTTTCAAAAGCTGCTCGGTGAGAACGGCGACGGCGACGCCGTGTTCAAGATGCCGCCCGGTTTTAACGACGACGGCACCAAGCGCGCCTCGATCATCTCCCCCGGCGCCCGGGTCGTGCCAGCGGGGCCAAGAACATTCGGGTGAGCCTCGCCAGATACGACGACTACGTCGCTTACACCCGACAGCACTTCGAGGAAGGGCTCATACGTCGCGGCTTCCTCGAAACACAAGCAGGATGGCGAGGCGCCATCGCGCACGACAACGGCGCCACCGAGGTTCTCATCACGCTGCCGGACCGATTCCCATTTCACCCGCCCTCAGTGATGCCTATCGATCATGATGCAGTGCCCTGGTCCTGGCATCGCGAGGTGAGCGGAGCGCTGTGTCTGGTGGCCGAGGACGACCACGCTGGACTGTGGTGGACCGAAGTGACCACGTTCCTGAACCAAGTCCACGCATGGTTCGACCAAGCCCACGCCGGCTGGCGCGAAGACCGCCCCGACCTCGACCTCGACAGGTACTTCCACCAGTCCGACGACACCCGCCTCTACCTCTACAACGACCTCGCGCCATACAGCAAAGGATTCATTCGCTTCCGCCCGGCGAGGAACAACACCATGCACATCGGGCGAGGGACAGCACCGTCGAAGCCTGCAAAAGGAAGTAAGCACCGTTTCGGCTACGTCGCGAACATCGGAGACGTCGAAGTGCCGCCGAGAACATGGGCGGACATCGCTGAGCGGATCGACCCGAACATCAACCTAGACAGGCGGATTCGGCGCCGCGAAGTCACCGTGGTGATGCTGATGTATCGACGCGGCTCCCACCAGGGCATCATCGCGCTGGAGGTGTGGCCCGCAACAGACGGCGGCATCGCCGCCAGGCGCCTGCGTTCCGCGGCCGACACCGACGCTGCCCGCTCCGCAAGGGCCGGCCTGCTAGCCCCCGAACTCCGCCGACATCACGTCGCGGTCGTCGGCGTAGGCGCCTTGGGGTCGTTTGTCGCAGACATGCTGGCCCGTTCGGGCGTGCGCCACCTCACCCTCGTTGACCACGACATCGTCGAGCCGGGAAACGTCGTCCGTCACCTCGTCGGCCCCGACACAGTGGGCCTGCCGAAGGTCGAAGCGGTCAGACGCCACATCGCCGCCCGCGGCCAACTGCAAGGCGGTGACATCGCGGTCATCAACAACGCACTGGCCTCTGGCGACTCCGCCGCGGAGCTCATGCAAGGCCACAGTCTCCTAATCAACGCCACCGCGGATTTCGCCACCACAGCGCTGCTACACCTCACCGCCGAGGCATTCAACACGCATATCCTCTCGGCGGCACTGCAGAACGACGGCGCGACATATCGTATCGATGTGCTGCCTGCGCTCGGCGGCGCCGACCCGTTACCGCCCTCAGATACCGGCGAAGCCAGCGCGCACCAACATCTGTTCGAATCCGGATGCGGCAGCCCCATCTCGCCGACACCACCTCATGCGGTCATCGAAGCTGCCGCAGCGACAGTCCGGCACGCCGTCGGCTTGCTCGTCGACAGGCCGCTGCACCCGTCAGGAGAAGTCCACCACTACACGCTCGACGAGAGGACGCAGCAGTGAGGCGCACCCCGGCGCGAATTCACCTCCAAGACGCGGCGCACACCTTGATCACCTCCGAAACCGCGAAGCACCTGCCACTCGAGACCGGAGGCGTGCTGCTCGGTTATCGCGAGGATGCCGACATCATCGTCACCCATGCCCTGGTCGTGGATGGGAAACTCGTGTCCGCGAACCGCTATCTGCGCGACGATGTGAAGGCCAACGAGCTGCTGCGTGCCTTTTTCAAAGATCGCGCCGACGACGACCCGATCGGATACATCGGCGAATGGCATAGCCACCCAGCCCCCTGCGGGCCCAGTCCGACCGACGTCCACGCAATTCGGGCCACCGCCAAGTCCAGCGACGCCGCCATTGCTCTGCTTGTTCACATCCCGTCAGGCCCCACGGCGTTCTCCGCGGTCATCGCCGCCCGCGGCCGGCTCGGACGTGTCTTGACCCGAGCGGCGACAGTGTTGTTGCCACAGAACAGATTTCCACCTCTTGGCCCGCTACCAAATAGTGCGGTCCGCGGTGACGGTCCAGTTTTTGTTTCTTACCGGCAGTCCGACGGAACTGCGGCTGCTGAATCGCTTGAGAGTCTGCTCAGGGCGGCGGGGTTGGTCGTGTGGCGCGACCGCAGCGACCTACGCGCGGGCACGACAACCGATCGGCTGGAGCAGGCCCTTACCCAGGGCTTGTCGGCAGCGGTGCTTGTCGTGACACCAGACATCGTGTATAGCGAAATCGTCCGCGAACGCGAACTACCGCGCCTGCTGCAACTCGACGCAGATCCAGGGTTCAGCCTGTGTATTGCCAACCACGTGGCCCTACAGCCCGACCATTCGAGGTGCGACTTCGAGGCGCCCGACCGGCTACTGCAAACGGCGCCCGCCCGCACCTTGGCCGACAAGAAGCAAACCAACATGCTCGACCCCGCTGGCGAGGTCGAGATCGCGCGCGACCTCCTGATGCACCGCGTCGAACAACGGACATCCATGCTCCGCCAACAACAACGGCCTTTCACAATTCGCGTGCAAAGCAGGCCAACACCGTCCGCTATCGATGCCGGCGAGGACGACTTGCACATTCGCCTCAGCGCCGCCACCAGCGGGCGCCTTCCCTCTCCACGCGGA from the Nitrospira sp. genome contains:
- a CDS encoding ThiF family adenylyltransferase — its product is MSLARYDDYVAYTRQHFEEGLIRRGFLETQAGWRGAIAHDNGATEVLITLPDRFPFHPPSVMPIDHDAVPWSWHREVSGALCLVAEDDHAGLWWTEVTTFLNQVHAWFDQAHAGWREDRPDLDLDRYFHQSDDTRLYLYNDLAPYSKGFIRFRPARNNTMHIGRGTAPSKPAKGSKHRFGYVANIGDVEVPPRTWADIAERIDPNINLDRRIRRREVTVVMLMYRRGSHQGIIALEVWPATDGGIAARRLRSAADTDAARSARAGLLAPELRRHHVAVVGVGALGSFVADMLARSGVRHLTLVDHDIVEPGNVVRHLVGPDTVGLPKVEAVRRHIAARGQLQGGDIAVINNALASGDSAAELMQGHSLLINATADFATTALLHLTAEAFNTHILSAALQNDGATYRIDVLPALGGADPLPPSDTGEASAHQHLFESGCGSPISPTPPHAVIEAAAATVRHAVGLLVDRPLHPSGEVHHYTLDERTQQ
- a CDS encoding SAVED domain-containing protein translates to MITSETAKHLPLETGGVLLGYREDADIIVTHALVVDGKLVSANRYLRDDVKANELLRAFFKDRADDDPIGYIGEWHSHPAPCGPSPTDVHAIRATAKSSDAAIALLVHIPSGPTAFSAVIAARGRLGRVLTRAATVLLPQNRFPPLGPLPNSAVRGDGPVFVSYRQSDGTAAAESLESLLRAAGLVVWRDRSDLRAGTTTDRLEQALTQGLSAAVLVVTPDIVYSEIVRERELPRLLQLDADPGFSLCIANHVALQPDHSRCDFEAPDRLLQTAPARTLADKKQTNMLDPAGEVEIARDLLMHRVEQRTSMLRQQQRPFTIRVQSRPTPSAIDAGEDDLHIRLSAATSGRLPSPRGLRLLQTTLPLISDAVYATGARTVRIAGGAHLSVALALGAALPETKLGVLEVLDLQDQVWTSLAGDRLSNNDVHIEPIDPERSSTDGRERIAVFVSLTPEADRTAFARLIRESADGFTAAAIVATKPNSRIDAREGGRLSASVARAIKGLAASSGRAEVHLAFHGPYTMAALTGRYLNTLRTVIYEWDSEGTDGLTYTPVIVLEPGTAGGPISDVLV